One window from the genome of Nocardioides panaciterrulae encodes:
- a CDS encoding DUF2157 domain-containing protein, which yields MRTRTEHDRPTPAPPLPDLLAEWVTAGLISPDQARAVGEHEARRATAPGGPAPGGPVPGPPAEGSLVVEALGYLGGIIMLVGALLLGSLFWADLPTGVRLLLIALAACALVAAGVAVPERLGDAAARLRSVLWALAVAATGAFMVVFTSDVLDRQDESSLLVVGPCTAAVAAVLWWRRPTWLQQLALLVPVVLTAIGVGFQIGGTDSSWPGGMVWIAATVWAAAAWAGWLRPRVTGVPLGGLVATFGGLSIDNDLGIALALGTAVALVVLALYERSLPWLGVAAVAVLQSTPRAAVAWFPGRLSAALTLIVTGGLLVAAAVWVARHQGGPTALSEPGRPRNGTGGRPEGRPPVRD from the coding sequence GTGAGAACCAGGACCGAGCACGATCGCCCGACGCCCGCGCCCCCGTTGCCCGACCTCCTCGCCGAGTGGGTGACCGCCGGGCTGATCTCCCCGGATCAGGCACGCGCCGTCGGTGAGCACGAGGCCCGGCGAGCCACCGCCCCGGGCGGTCCGGCCCCGGGCGGTCCGGTCCCCGGGCCGCCGGCAGAGGGCTCGCTCGTCGTCGAGGCGCTCGGCTACCTCGGCGGGATCATCATGCTCGTCGGCGCCCTCCTGCTGGGGAGCCTGTTCTGGGCGGACCTGCCGACGGGCGTGCGGCTGCTCCTCATCGCCCTGGCCGCGTGCGCGCTGGTCGCGGCCGGCGTTGCGGTGCCCGAGCGGCTGGGAGACGCCGCGGCCCGGCTGCGCTCGGTGTTGTGGGCGCTCGCCGTGGCGGCGACCGGCGCGTTCATGGTGGTCTTCACCAGCGACGTGCTCGATCGCCAGGACGAGTCGTCGTTGCTGGTGGTCGGGCCGTGCACCGCCGCCGTCGCGGCGGTGCTGTGGTGGCGGCGCCCGACCTGGCTGCAGCAGCTGGCGCTGCTGGTGCCCGTGGTGCTCACCGCCATCGGCGTCGGCTTCCAGATCGGCGGAACCGACAGCTCCTGGCCGGGCGGCATGGTCTGGATCGCCGCGACCGTCTGGGCCGCGGCGGCGTGGGCCGGTTGGCTCCGACCGCGCGTGACGGGCGTGCCCCTCGGCGGCCTGGTCGCCACCTTCGGTGGGCTCTCGATCGACAACGATCTGGGCATCGCGCTCGCCTTGGGCACCGCGGTGGCGCTGGTGGTCCTCGCCCTCTACGAGCGCAGCCTGCCCTGGCTGGGCGTGGCGGCCGTGGCGGTCCTGCAGTCGACGCCCCGCGCCGCCGTGGCGTGGTTCCCTGGCCGGCTCTCGGCAGCGCTGACCCTGATCGTCACCGGCGGGCTGCTCGTGGCCGCCGCGGTGTGGGTCGCCCGACACCAGGGCGGCCCGACCGCACTGTCCGAACCGGGCCGGCCGCGCAACGGCACAGGGGGCCGACCCGAAGGCCGACCCCCTGTGCGGGACTGA
- a CDS encoding ExeM/NucH family extracellular endonuclease: MPSPRKITAVLGGFALVSSGVALAATAPAVASTDGTGLVISEAYGGGGNSGATLKNDFVELYNPTSAPISVEGLSIQYRSSGSANPASGVTELHGSVPAGGHYLVEEAAGAGGTTDLPTPDATGTTAMSGSAFTVWLAEGTAALNPPTGDAAGTTGVVDLVGVNSNTFEGAKTGGVSSTASAQRAAAGTDTDVNSADFTITAPTPESSNGDGGAGGGGGGDTGTPVDATIAEIQGTGSSSPLAGKDVTTVGVVTAAYPSGGFYGYVIQTQGTGGADDATPGASDGVYVYQPSGAVTVQPGDYVQVTGSVSEYGGLTELTVPATGVTELSAAHQEVTALKGDLPTTDAGREAHESELLDLSGQHFTVTDNYTTNQYAEIGLATGDTPLITPTEMADAQDAAAVAAVEADNAARAITLDDGSSTNFLPYGGGDNQDIPLPWLGTDNPVRVSSAATFHQPVVLDYRNKTWKLQPTHQVTDEGKDVVTFSDTRSENAAPQDVGGDLKLATFNVLNYFPTTGEEYVAAGGSCTYYEDRDGDPVTDRDCGESGPRGAAQAEDLKRQQDKIVAAINTMDADIVSLEEIENSVKFGKDRDYALSTLVDALNQAAGTTRWAYVPSPAASDLPPLDEQDVIRTAFIYNPATVQPVGDSEVLVGSAAFYDAREPLAQAFRPAGANDDTTFGVIVNHFKSKGSGTDDHTGQGNANPDRVAQAHDLLTFADKFEADRGIDTLFMTGDYNAYSMEDPVQVLEDGGFTNLQSDQADEWTYDFGGMVGSLDHVFANAAAFADVTGVDIWNINADEAVAFEYSRDNYNATDFYQANQFRASDHDPEIVGIDIPGFPAEGTLHAKATPRTVTAGRTRVKVHVDVRSASGATPTGTVQVVADGKTYTVELDHAGRARVRLDPFASAGTQTVEVSYLGDSETGPSSTSVQVEVLSQPGHGHGAGHGHHGGRHGHHGGSHGHHGGHGR; this comes from the coding sequence ATGCCCTCACCACGCAAGATCACGGCCGTCCTGGGCGGCTTCGCGCTGGTCAGCAGCGGGGTGGCCCTGGCCGCCACCGCTCCGGCCGTCGCCAGCACCGACGGCACCGGCCTCGTCATCAGCGAGGCGTACGGCGGTGGTGGCAACTCCGGCGCCACCCTGAAGAACGACTTCGTCGAGCTCTACAACCCCACGTCGGCGCCGATCAGCGTCGAGGGCCTGTCGATCCAGTACCGCAGCAGCGGCAGCGCGAACCCGGCCAGCGGTGTCACCGAGCTGCACGGCAGCGTGCCGGCCGGCGGGCACTACCTGGTCGAGGAAGCGGCGGGGGCCGGCGGGACCACCGACCTCCCCACCCCGGACGCCACCGGCACCACGGCCATGTCCGGCAGCGCGTTCACCGTGTGGCTCGCCGAAGGCACGGCCGCGCTGAACCCGCCGACCGGGGACGCTGCGGGCACCACCGGGGTCGTCGACCTCGTCGGGGTCAACAGCAACACCTTCGAGGGCGCGAAGACCGGCGGGGTCTCCAGCACCGCGTCCGCACAGCGGGCCGCCGCCGGCACCGACACCGACGTCAATTCGGCCGACTTCACGATCACCGCGCCGACGCCGGAGTCCTCGAACGGCGACGGCGGCGCTGGTGGCGGCGGCGGTGGCGACACCGGCACCCCGGTGGACGCGACCATCGCCGAGATCCAGGGGACGGGCAGCAGCTCGCCGCTGGCCGGGAAGGACGTCACCACGGTGGGCGTCGTCACGGCGGCGTACCCCTCGGGTGGTTTCTACGGCTACGTGATCCAGACCCAGGGCACGGGTGGCGCGGACGACGCGACGCCGGGCGCGTCCGACGGGGTCTACGTCTACCAGCCCTCGGGTGCCGTGACGGTGCAGCCGGGCGACTACGTGCAGGTCACCGGCTCGGTCAGCGAGTACGGCGGCCTCACCGAGCTGACCGTGCCGGCCACCGGCGTCACCGAGCTGAGCGCCGCTCACCAGGAGGTCACGGCCCTCAAGGGCGATCTCCCGACGACGGACGCCGGCCGGGAGGCCCACGAGAGCGAGCTGCTCGACCTCTCGGGGCAGCACTTCACGGTCACGGACAACTACACCACCAACCAGTACGCCGAGATCGGGCTGGCCACCGGCGACACGCCGCTGATCACCCCGACGGAGATGGCCGACGCCCAGGACGCCGCCGCGGTCGCCGCGGTCGAGGCCGACAACGCCGCCCGTGCGATCACGCTGGACGATGGGTCGAGCACCAACTTCCTGCCGTACGGCGGCGGCGACAACCAGGACATCCCGCTGCCCTGGCTCGGCACCGACAACCCGGTGCGGGTGTCCTCGGCCGCGACCTTCCACCAGCCGGTGGTGCTGGACTACCGCAACAAGACCTGGAAGCTCCAGCCGACCCACCAGGTCACCGACGAGGGCAAGGACGTCGTCACCTTCAGCGACACCCGCTCGGAGAACGCCGCTCCGCAGGACGTCGGCGGCGACCTGAAGCTGGCCACCTTCAACGTGCTGAACTACTTCCCGACCACGGGTGAGGAGTACGTCGCGGCCGGTGGCTCCTGCACGTACTACGAGGACCGCGACGGCGACCCCGTCACCGACAGGGACTGTGGTGAGAGCGGTCCGCGCGGCGCGGCCCAGGCCGAGGACCTCAAGCGCCAGCAGGACAAGATCGTGGCCGCGATCAACACCATGGACGCCGACATCGTGTCCCTGGAGGAGATCGAGAACTCGGTGAAGTTCGGCAAGGACCGGGACTACGCGCTGTCGACGCTGGTCGATGCGCTCAACCAGGCGGCCGGCACCACCCGATGGGCCTACGTGCCGTCGCCGGCCGCGAGCGACCTTCCCCCGCTCGACGAGCAGGACGTGATCCGCACCGCGTTCATCTACAACCCCGCGACCGTCCAGCCGGTGGGTGACTCCGAGGTGCTCGTCGGCTCGGCTGCGTTCTACGACGCCCGGGAGCCGCTGGCCCAGGCCTTCAGGCCGGCGGGCGCGAACGACGACACCACCTTCGGAGTGATCGTCAACCACTTCAAGTCCAAGGGCTCGGGGACCGATGACCACACCGGCCAGGGCAACGCCAACCCGGACCGCGTCGCGCAGGCCCACGACCTGCTGACCTTCGCCGACAAGTTCGAGGCCGACCGCGGCATCGACACGCTGTTCATGACCGGTGACTACAACGCCTACTCCATGGAGGACCCGGTCCAGGTCCTCGAGGACGGCGGCTTCACCAACCTTCAGTCCGACCAGGCCGACGAGTGGACCTACGACTTCGGGGGGATGGTCGGGTCGCTGGACCACGTGTTCGCCAACGCCGCGGCGTTCGCGGACGTCACGGGGGTGGACATCTGGAACATCAACGCCGACGAGGCGGTCGCGTTCGAGTACAGCCGCGACAACTACAACGCGACCGACTTCTACCAGGCGAACCAGTTCCGGGCCTCGGACCACGACCCGGAGATCGTCGGGATCGACATCCCTGGCTTCCCGGCCGAGGGGACCCTCCACGCCAAGGCGACGCCTCGCACGGTGACGGCGGGACGCACCCGGGTGAAGGTCCACGTCGACGTCCGGTCGGCCTCGGGCGCGACGCCCACCGGGACCGTGCAGGTCGTCGCGGACGGCAAGACCTACACCGTCGAGCTGGACCACGCGGGCCGGGCCCGGGTCCGGCTGGACCCGTTCGCCTCAGCCGGTACGCAGACGGTCGAGGTCTCCTACCTCGGTGACTCCGAGACCGGGCCCTCGAGCACCTCGGTGCAGGTCGAGGTGCTTAGCCAGCCGGGCCACGGTCACGGGGCCGGCCACGGCCACCACGGAGGCAGGCACGGCCACCACGGCGGCAGCCACGGGCACCACGGCGGTCACGGGCGCTGA
- the pgsA gene encoding CDP-diacylglycerol--glycerol-3-phosphate 3-phosphatidyltransferase: MTTPERQVSNLNLPNLLTTLRIVMVPFFGWALLIDGGDSVLWRTVAWALFAVAMVTDKIDGDIARARGLVTNFGKIADPIADKAITGMAFVGLSVVGDVWWWVTIVVLVREWSVTLLRLSLLKDVVIPAAHSGKVKTTLQALALGLLCLPLRQVDGALDTPGEIVFYLAQVLLAAAVAMTLWSGYEFFRDVRRQRRATAADHELLT, encoded by the coding sequence GTGACCACTCCCGAGCGACAGGTCAGCAACCTGAACCTGCCCAACCTCCTGACCACGCTGCGCATCGTGATGGTGCCGTTCTTCGGCTGGGCGCTGCTGATCGACGGCGGGGACTCCGTGCTCTGGCGCACGGTCGCGTGGGCGCTGTTCGCGGTGGCGATGGTGACCGACAAGATCGACGGCGACATCGCCCGGGCCCGGGGCCTGGTGACGAACTTCGGCAAGATCGCCGACCCGATCGCAGACAAGGCGATCACCGGCATGGCCTTCGTCGGGCTCTCGGTGGTCGGTGACGTGTGGTGGTGGGTCACGATCGTGGTGCTGGTGCGGGAGTGGAGCGTCACGCTGCTGAGGCTCTCGTTGCTCAAGGACGTCGTCATCCCCGCCGCCCACAGCGGGAAGGTCAAGACCACACTGCAGGCCCTGGCGCTGGGCCTGTTGTGCCTGCCCCTGCGGCAGGTCGACGGGGCCCTGGACACGCCCGGCGAGATCGTCTTCTACCTCGCCCAGGTGCTGCTGGCGGCCGCGGTCGCGATGACGCTGTGGTCCGGCTACGAGTTCTTCAGGGACGTGCGGCGCCAGCGTCGCGCAACGGCAGCTGATCACGAACTGTTGACCTGA
- a CDS encoding MiaB/RimO family radical SAM methylthiotransferase, with translation MSVALVTLGCARNEVDSEELAGRLEADGFRLVGDPADAETVVVNTCGFVEAAKKDSVDTLLQAADLKQSGRTQAVVAVGCLAERYGKDLADSLPEADAVLGFDDYPDIAARLRSIVAGETHQAHTPQDRRRLLPISPVERAASTAAVPGHASVQPAPTADLGVGGPATGPRAVRRRLDGGPVAPLKLASGCDRRCSFCAIPSFRGSFVSRRPSDVLAEARWLGEQGVRELFLVSENSTSYGKDLGDLRLLETLLPELAAVDGVQRVRVSYLQPAETRPGLIETIAATPGVVPYFDLSFQHASAAVLRRMRRFGDPESFLGLLERIRALAPEAGVRSNVIVGFPGETEDDLQTLCDFLVAARMDVTGVFGYSDEDGTEAATYDGKLDDDEVRARAEHVTALVEELNAQRAEERIGEQVTVLVESLGDSLADSLADSLGGDRAAEGRADHQGPEVDGTTSLESVPAGTVVGDLVPALVVASEGVDLVARPIAEGP, from the coding sequence ATGTCGGTCGCCCTGGTCACCCTGGGCTGCGCCCGCAACGAGGTCGACTCCGAGGAGCTGGCCGGCCGCCTGGAGGCCGACGGCTTCCGGCTGGTCGGCGACCCGGCCGACGCGGAGACGGTGGTGGTCAACACCTGCGGCTTCGTCGAGGCCGCCAAGAAGGACTCGGTGGACACGCTGCTCCAGGCCGCGGACCTCAAGCAGAGCGGCCGCACCCAGGCCGTCGTGGCGGTGGGCTGCCTGGCCGAGCGCTACGGCAAGGACCTCGCGGACTCCCTGCCCGAGGCCGACGCGGTGCTCGGCTTCGACGACTACCCCGACATCGCGGCCCGGCTGCGCTCGATCGTCGCCGGCGAGACCCACCAGGCCCACACGCCCCAGGACCGCAGGCGGCTGCTGCCGATCTCGCCGGTGGAGCGCGCGGCCAGCACCGCCGCGGTCCCCGGGCACGCCTCGGTCCAGCCCGCCCCGACCGCGGACCTCGGCGTCGGTGGCCCGGCGACCGGCCCCCGCGCCGTACGCCGCCGCCTCGACGGCGGTCCGGTGGCCCCGCTGAAGCTGGCCAGCGGCTGTGACCGCCGCTGCTCGTTCTGTGCGATCCCCAGCTTCCGCGGCTCGTTCGTCAGTCGTCGGCCCTCCGACGTGCTCGCCGAGGCCCGCTGGCTGGGCGAGCAGGGGGTGCGCGAGCTGTTCCTGGTGAGCGAGAACTCCACCTCCTACGGCAAGGACCTCGGCGACCTGCGCCTGCTGGAGACCCTGCTGCCCGAGCTCGCGGCGGTCGACGGCGTGCAGCGGGTGCGGGTGTCCTACCTGCAGCCGGCGGAGACCCGGCCGGGGCTGATCGAGACGATCGCCGCCACGCCGGGCGTGGTGCCGTACTTCGACCTGTCCTTCCAGCACGCCAGCGCCGCGGTGCTGCGCCGGATGCGGCGGTTCGGCGACCCGGAGAGCTTCCTGGGGCTGCTCGAGCGGATCCGCGCGCTGGCCCCCGAGGCCGGGGTGCGCTCCAATGTGATCGTCGGGTTCCCCGGGGAGACCGAGGACGACCTGCAGACCCTGTGCGACTTCCTCGTCGCCGCGCGGATGGACGTGACCGGCGTGTTCGGCTACTCCGACGAGGACGGCACCGAGGCGGCGACCTACGACGGCAAGCTGGACGACGACGAGGTGCGCGCGCGTGCCGAGCACGTCACCGCCCTGGTCGAGGAGCTCAACGCCCAGCGGGCCGAGGAGCGGATCGGTGAGCAGGTGACCGTGCTGGTGGAGTCATTGGGCGACTCACTGGCTGACTCACTGGCTGACTCACTGGGCGGCGACCGGGCGGCCGAGGGCCGCGCCGACCACCAGGGGCCGGAGGTCGACGGCACCACCTCGCTGGAGAGCGTGCCGGCCGGCACGGTCGTCGGCGACCTGGTGCCCGCGCTGGTCGTCGCCTCCGAGGGCGTGGACCTCGTGGCCCGACCGATCGCGGAGGGCCCGTGA
- a CDS encoding helix-turn-helix domain-containing protein, whose amino-acid sequence MEARALTDETLDQPGSYDDTPAEPLGLAPHPVEIRRNGGLAALLGGLASAVAIAYLARATGTGSWLDWALVVVMGVLGIAHLRAFVDARTPLLVADTQGVRIRLGRTWRGMPWGALARVEHRPRRGVLRDGRVVLVARNTDRVLEELDGSGRRQSRVAERMYGAPFAVPLALSTRVSGAGDDLTAALVRLAGGASDIVEVGPVPTAADEVAPAPEPEAPAVGRARLGRALRDPDEAVDEQDVAGEPRRWPDPRPVIARGIGVVSALLPGRRILVDEEADPAPASEAGPLAAPAAAHSEDPDMVASATPVPLREPVTAVRAEFRSDLALDVTPGAAALAPDRDDAERRGLSEARELRRPGRVNLVEETVVWSDRVRPIARAGSPVEPLVIDDFAVEPAEDPVVGPELVAARTRLGLSVDQLAERTRIRPHVIESIEVDDFAPCGGDFYARGHLRTLARVLGVDVTPLLTAYDERYADAPINPRRVFEAELATGAGGSIRGTRGGANWSVLVAAVMTLVLAWSVARLVMDSPVELTPPAPRLNGSAGPNSNVRLGDPVPVVLSTAKGGAHVVVRDGSGSVAWSGDLSLGERHVLKSVVPPVRVQSSDGSLRIKVDGHDRGALGADGQPAQDTFTVR is encoded by the coding sequence ATGGAGGCACGTGCCCTGACCGACGAGACCCTGGACCAGCCGGGGTCCTACGACGACACGCCGGCGGAGCCCCTCGGGCTCGCGCCGCACCCGGTGGAGATCCGCCGGAACGGCGGCCTGGCCGCGCTGCTCGGTGGGCTGGCCTCCGCCGTGGCCATCGCCTACCTGGCCCGGGCCACCGGCACCGGCTCGTGGCTGGACTGGGCGCTGGTCGTGGTGATGGGTGTGCTCGGAATCGCGCACCTGCGCGCCTTCGTCGACGCCCGCACCCCGCTGCTGGTCGCCGACACGCAGGGCGTCCGGATCCGGCTGGGGCGCACCTGGCGCGGGATGCCGTGGGGCGCGCTGGCCCGGGTCGAGCACCGGCCCCGGCGCGGCGTGCTCCGCGACGGCCGGGTGGTCCTGGTCGCCCGCAACACCGACCGGGTGCTCGAGGAACTCGACGGCAGCGGCCGACGCCAGTCGCGGGTCGCCGAGCGGATGTACGGCGCCCCGTTCGCCGTCCCGCTCGCGCTGTCCACCCGGGTGAGCGGCGCCGGCGACGACCTGACCGCGGCGCTGGTCCGCCTGGCCGGTGGCGCCAGCGACATCGTCGAGGTCGGGCCGGTCCCGACGGCGGCCGACGAGGTGGCGCCCGCGCCGGAGCCCGAGGCCCCCGCGGTGGGGCGTGCCCGCCTCGGCCGGGCCCTTCGGGATCCTGACGAGGCAGTGGACGAGCAGGACGTCGCCGGGGAGCCCCGGCGCTGGCCCGACCCGCGTCCGGTGATCGCCCGCGGCATCGGCGTCGTGTCGGCGCTGCTGCCCGGGCGCCGCATCCTCGTCGACGAGGAGGCGGACCCGGCGCCCGCGTCGGAGGCAGGGCCGCTCGCCGCCCCCGCCGCGGCGCACAGCGAGGACCCGGACATGGTGGCGAGCGCCACCCCGGTGCCGCTGCGCGAGCCCGTGACCGCCGTCCGCGCCGAGTTCCGCAGCGACCTGGCACTGGACGTCACGCCGGGGGCAGCCGCCCTGGCGCCGGACCGGGACGACGCGGAGCGCCGGGGGCTGTCCGAGGCCCGCGAGCTGCGCCGGCCCGGCCGGGTCAACCTGGTCGAGGAGACCGTGGTGTGGAGCGACCGGGTCCGCCCGATCGCCCGGGCCGGCTCACCGGTCGAGCCGCTGGTGATCGACGACTTCGCCGTCGAGCCCGCCGAGGACCCGGTGGTCGGGCCCGAGCTGGTCGCGGCGCGCACCCGTCTGGGTCTCTCGGTCGACCAGCTGGCCGAGCGCACCCGGATCCGCCCGCACGTGATCGAGTCGATCGAGGTCGACGACTTCGCCCCCTGCGGCGGGGACTTCTACGCCCGCGGCCACCTGCGCACGCTGGCCCGGGTGCTGGGCGTGGACGTGACGCCTCTGCTCACCGCCTACGACGAGCGGTACGCCGACGCCCCCATCAACCCGCGCCGCGTCTTCGAGGCCGAGCTGGCCACGGGGGCGGGCGGCTCTATCCGCGGGACCCGGGGCGGGGCGAACTGGTCGGTGCTGGTCGCCGCGGTGATGACGCTGGTCCTGGCCTGGTCCGTGGCCCGGCTGGTCATGGACAGCCCGGTCGAGCTCACCCCGCCGGCGCCGCGCCTCAACGGCTCGGCCGGGCCGAACAGCAACGTGCGGCTGGGCGACCCGGTCCCGGTGGTCCTGTCGACCGCCAAGGGCGGCGCCCACGTGGTCGTGAGGGACGGGTCGGGCAGCGTCGCGTGGAGCGGCGACCTCTCGCTCGGTGAGCGGCACGTGCTGAAATCGGTCGTCCCGCCGGTGCGCGTGCAGTCCTCGGACGGCTCGCTGCGGATCAAGGTCGACGGTCACGACCGCGGAGCCCTCGGCGCCGACGGCCAGCCGGCCCAGGACACCTTCACGGTGCGCTGA